Genomic segment of Shewanella sp. OMA3-2:
CAAAGTGATTTCGATTTGATATACAACATGTAATTATTCATTTGCCTCTAATTTTTATTATTGGCGGTCAAAAAACCATTAAAAAATGTTCCCAGTAAACTTGCTCAATAAAAGCAACAGCTTAAACCTGAGCTAAGTCACCTTTGGTTTCTAACCAGCTCTTTCTATCAGATGAACGTTTTTTAGCAAGCAACATATCCATTAGTGCATCGGTGCCATCGTCATCACCTATGGTGAGCTGCACTAAACGGCGAGTATTGGGATCCATCGTTGTTTCGCGTAATTGTAATGGGTTCATTTCACCTAGACCTTTAAATCGCGTGACTTGAACTTTACCTTTTTTCTTTTCAGCGATAATACGATCCAAAATACCCGTTTTTTCTGCTTCATCTAAAGCGTAAAACACCTCTTTACCTAAATCGATACGGAACAAAGGCGGCATAGCAATATACACATGGCCCTTTTCGACTAATACTCGGTAGTGTTTTAAAAATAAGGCACAAAGCAAGGTGGCGATATGCAACCCATCCGAGTCAGCATCAGCTAAAATACAGATTTTACCATAACGTAACTCATCGATATTAGCACTATCAGGGTCACAGCCTATCGCGACAGAAATATCATGTACTTCTTGGGAGGCTAATACTTGCGCCGAATCCACTTCCCAGGTATTTAAAATTTTACCCCGCAGCGGCATAATTGCCTGAAATTCACGGTCGCGAGCTTGTTTGGCACTGCCACCAGCAGAGTCACCTTCCACTAAAAATAACTCGCCGCGCATAGGGTCTTGACCCGAGCAGTCGGTTAACTTACCCGGTAATGCAGGCCCAGAAGTGACTTTTTTACGGGCTACTTTTTTAGCGGCTTTAAGACGACGTTGGGCGTTGCTAATACATAATTCAGCTAATTGTTCCGCTAACTCAGTATTAGAATTCAGCCATAACGAAAATGCATCACGCACAATACCTGATACAAATGCTGAACTTTGACGGCTAGAGAGTTTCTCTTTAGTTTGCCCAGCAAATTGAGGGTCTTGCATTTTGATGGAGACAATAAATGCCGCTTTATCCCAAATATCTTCAGGGGATAACTTGATACCACGGGGAACTAAGTTGCGAAACTCACAAAACTCACGCATCGACTCTAATAGACCTTGTCTAAAGCCGTTAACATGGGTACCTCCTAATGGAGTGGGAATTAAGTTTACATAACTTTCGTTAAGACTTTCACCACCTTCAGGTAACCAGGTAATCGCCCATTCGGCGGCTTCTAATTCACCTTTAAAATTGCCGACAAAAGGCTCTTCGGGTAATAACACTGAATCTTTAACGGCTTCTTTTAAATAATCTGTTAAGCCACTTTCATAAAACCACTCATGGACTTCACCGTTGTGTTTATTGGTGAATTTAATTCTAAGTCCTGGGCACAATACGGCTTTAGCACGTAGAATATAAATAAGCTTAGTCGTTGAAAAGTTAGCAGAATCAAAATAGCTACTGTCAGGCCAGAAATGAACGCTGGTGCCCGTATTACGACGACCGCAAGTGCCTGTTACGGTTAACTCCTCTACTTTGAAGCCATTTTCAAAGGCCATTTCATAGATTTGAGCATCACGGCGAACCGTTATCTGAACCTGGTAGACAGCGCGTTAACAACAGAAATACCTACCCCGTGTAAACCGCCTGAAAATTGATAGTTCTTATTAGAAAACTTACCACCCGCGTGCAGCTTGGTGAGAATAAGCTCAACCCGGGATCCCCTCTTCAGGATGAATGTCGACTGGCATACCGCGGCCATCATCGGTCACTTCCAATGAGTTATCAGTGTGTAATGTCACTTCAATTTTTGATGCATGTCCTGCAAGTGCTTCATCGACACTGTTATCGATGACTTCTTGGCCCAAATGATTGGGACGAGTTGTATCGGTATACATGCCCGGACGGCGTTTAACCGGGTCAAGTCCGTTAAGGACTTCAATTGCATCTGATGTATATTGATTAGTCATATTCCACACATTTTTGTTATTCACTCAACCAAAGCGGAGTGTTGATTATTAAGGCAGCTGAAGAAATCGACAAATTTTATCAAGCTGTTGCTCGTATCCCACAAAGCTGTGGTCGCCATTAGGTTCTAGATGTAATTCACAGCAATGATACTTGTGCAAAGCCTGACGATAATCTAACACTTCATCACCAGTTTGCAACAAAACCAAGAATCTATCAGGGTGGTTAATGGCACTTGTATCATATTGCGCTACGGCAATACGATCTTCAGGTAACACCTGATAATGCTCGTCAATATGAGGATTATATTGAGGCCCTAAAAACTCTTCAAATAAATCATACGGTTTTACTGCTGGGTTTACTAATACTGCTTTTCCACCATACTTTTCGGCTAAAAAACTGGCAAAATATCCACCAAGAGACGAACCAATAAATCGAACAGGCTGACTTTTTGCGAGTGCTTGTTCGGTTATCTCTGTTAACAATGCCATCGCGGCATGGATAGATGTGGGTACTTGTGGCTGAAAAAATGCTAAATCTGGATAATATTGCTTAATATATTTTGCTGTTTTCAGCGCTTTATCTGACTGATTTGAACTATTGAATCCATGTATATAAAGCAGCATATATCCTCACGCCACGGTTAATTTACATTAACGCGCATTCACAAAGCTTACTAAAAAGTAGTGGGTCGAAAGAAGTTAGTAACCGCTGGCTTCATTGTCTGGTGTGAAATGATCGCCTGCAACACGATGAACCTCAGAGTGAATGCTACCATCGCAAAGCAGCTCCAGCAAACGATAACCTGGTTGAACGTCATCTAAAGCGAAATGTTCGGATAAAGGCTTAAATTGTATACAGGTGGAAGGGGTCGCCATTAATGCTATTGCCCCATGTGGACCTTGGTGATATTGGTTTATCTGCTGATGCACATGCCCCCAAAGTAAGCCTTTGACTTGTGGGTATTGACTCACTCTTTGGATAAAGTCGTTACCATTAGCCATACAGTGTTGATCTAACCAGCCACATCGCATCAAAATGGGATTATGATGCATAACCAGTAATACATGCTTATCCGGCTCAGCTTTAATGGCGGCATCAATGATGGAAAACTGCGTTTCTCCCATAAAACCACCAGGTTTACCGCGAACCGTAGAATCCAACATTAAAATTTGCCATTTACCCGCAATTATTCGTTGCTGGCCAAAAACATGAGCGCCTTGCATGTGTAACGTCATCATACGAGGGTCGTCATGATTACCAGGTAAATAATGACAGGGCAATTGGGCAGATGATATTTGGCGAACAAAATTATGATAAGAAGTGGCTGAGTAGTCTTGGCTAATATCACCAGAGGCGATCAGTAAATCGGCAGTAGCAGAAGAAGCCAAAAAAGTATCAATAACGGCCTGTAGACTTTGAGCTGTGTTTACACCTAAAAGCTTAGATTCAGGATCGGCAAAAAGGTGCGGGTCCGTAACTTGGACCAATCGCACCGATTGATTTTCCTCAAAAGTGTATTTCACAGCTGGTTTCAGCACGTACAATTCCCGAATATATCGTTGTTAAGCAAGTCACGAAAAAGTAATACTGTGACAACCTATCTTAAGTAGCTCTTCTAAAAATGCATTCACTTGAAACTTTTCATCGGCCTGATGCATATCTATATTAGGATAATCATATACCGGTTTAAAACTAAAAATCTGTTGACTAGTTAACACTTCTGCTAATTGAGCGTCATGATATATTCTTACCACCACTTTCGGGGATGACACAAATAAGCTGTGTGGTAAGCTGCGTGAAATCTCAACTAATTGGGTATATCGAGTATTCTCAATCAATGTCACAGCCAATGAACCAAACTCACCTTCAACTACCCAAGAGGTATCGATTTCACTCGCGTCTGGCAACCATTTTAAAATCAACGCATAGTTTCGCCCACATAATGCTAAAAAAGCACTGACGTTGGGTTGGTATCGAGTTTTGCCTTGCGAACTTAACTGTGCCAATTGATCCACTTCACCTCAAATATATAATCCGTTGTGTTAACCTAATCGACTTGATTCTGGTATTGCTGATAATTCAACATCAACCACTGAATACCCAGTACAGTTGATGCATTATCTATTCGACCAGACTTCACCCAATCATAAGCTTGTTCACGACTAACCACATGGACTTTAATGTCTTCATTTTCGCTATCAAGCCCATGAATGCCTTTGGCTTGACTAGCATCAACTCGTCCAAGATACATATAAAACCGCTCGCTGGTACCACCAGGGCTGACAAGATAACTATTTATATAGTCAATATGACTGGCAATTAAGCCTGACTCTTCAAATAATTCCCTTGTCGCGACTTGCTCTGGTTTTTCGCCAGGCTCGATCATACCTGCCACAAGCTCAAGAAGCCAGATTGATTTAGTACTTGCTAATGCAGGCACGCGTAATTGTTCGATTAATACGACTTGATCTCGAATTGGATCATAAGGCAGCACCACAACAGCATTACCACGTTCAAATACTTCCCGAGTGACTTCTCCACTCCAGCCTCCAGCAAACAACTTATGTTTAAAGCGATATTCGTCTAACCGGAAAAAACCTTGGTAGAGCACTCGTTTAGACAAGAGTTCAAAGTCATTGTCCGCATCAAAATTGACGGTTGCTATTGTATTTTTCATAAAAAACCCAATGTTAAGCTGATAGATGGTTAAAAAAGTCTTCACCACCTAAAAAGATGAAATGAATTGAATTATTGTTGAGGTTGCCTAGTGTGAAATAAAATCTGTTACACTTCAAAGTTGACTTAAAACGATAATTTTTTAATAGTCCATGGTGTAGCATTTTACTTCTATCGAATAAAGCTCACTTTGGCCAACTATAAGCCAGTTAAACTTAGAAGCAAAATCACTTTTAAGCTGTGACACCAGACAAATGTAAATACATTAAAGTACCATCATTTGTGATGCTTCTTTTTAAGTAATAGTGTTTACAAAAAATTTAAGCTTTATCGCAATCTCGACTCAAATTGCGCTAAATGCCGCCACTATTTGTCACATTAATCATTTGATTAAGTGCATTGAAATCTACCTATCCAGGCTAATGCCATTTATAACAGATAGGTTTAATAATGAGTTCGTTATATCTTTAACTACGATATTTAAGCATTGTCTAAAAGGGCAGAAAATGAAATTCAAAATGGGTACTCTATACGCAGCATTATCATTTGCAGTGTTCGCGCCAACTGTACAAGCTGACGATTTAATGCAAATTTACCAACAAGCTCTCACCAGCGATCCTATCGTATTGCAAGCACAAGCTCAGCGTGATGCATTATACGAGAGCATTGAAGAAAATCGCGCCCCTTTACTACCAACAATCAGTGCGACTGTCGGTTACTCAAAAGCATGGAATAAGTATGAAGGTGAGTCAAGAATTGAGCCCGAGGGGCTAACTGGTGGTGTAAAACTAAGCCAGTTAATATACGACCACAGTGCCTGGGTAGGTTTAGATCTTGCTGAAATGGCTGCATCGCAAGCCGATGCTTCTTATGCATCAGCATTACAGTCACTTATCACTCGCGTGACCAATGCTTATTTCAACGTATTAACCGCTAAAGATAACTTTGAATTCCAAGGTGCCGAAAAAGCGGCCATTGAGCGCCAGCTTGAACAAACTAAGCAACGCTTTGCGGTGGGTTTAACCGCTATTACTGATGTCCATGAAGCGCAGGCACAGTACGATTTAGCCTCTGCACAAGAGATTTTAGCTGAAAACACGCTAGCCAATAGTTATGAAGCACTGCGTGAAATAACGGGTATCGATCATAAATCAATTAACATTCTCGACACCAACCGCTTTTCAGCAGGCACTCCAGCACCCGCCAGCTCTAGTGACTGGTTAAAAATGGCAGAAACTAGCAGCCTAGCATTGCTTGCTCAGCGTATCGGTAAAGACATCGCCAGTGAGACGATTAAGCTTTACAAAGCGGGTCACATGCCATCGCTAAGCTTAGATGCTGGTTACACTAAAGGGCTTGAGCAACAACCGACACCAGACTATGACAACGCGAATATTGGTATCACTTTACGTGTACCTATCTTTGAAGGTTTTAAAGTTTCTTCACAGGTTAAGAAAGCACAATATCAATATGTTGAAGCCAGTGAAAAGCTAGAGCAAACTCACCGTGGTGTCGTTAAAGATGTACGTAATAACTTTAACAACGTCAATGCTTCAATCAGTTCAATCAGAGCATATGAGCAGTCAGTGGTATCGTCTGAAAGTGCACTAAAAGCCACTCAAGCTGGTTTTGAAGTGGGCACGCGTACCATTGTTGACGTATTAAATCGTACCCGTGACTTATACGATTCAAAACGTAAGTTGTCTGATGCCCGTTACGGTTACATCAATTCTATCGTGGCCCTAAAACAAGCTGCGGGCACTTTGAATGAAGATGACGTAATTGCGATTAACAATGGCTTAATTAGTCAGTAATCATAATATCGTTCGTCTAATAAAAATGGCCCTTCAAGGGCCATTTTTATTATCTGTAATGTGATGTCTATCATTAAAAAACAAAAAACCAGCCGATTGGCTGGTTTTTCTATATAAGCTTTGGACACTTAGCTAGAGATTAGCCCTGTGGGCGCATCGCTGGGAATAAAATAACATCACGAATGGTATGAGTGTTAGTAAACAACATCACCAAACGGTCGATACCAATACCCTGACCCGCTGTAGGCGGCAAGCCGTGCTCTAGTGCAGTAATATAGTCTGCATCATAAAACATTGCTTCATCATCACCAGCATCTTTAGCGTCAACCTGTGCTTTAAAGCGGCTGTCCTGGTCTTCTGCATCATTAAGCTCAGAGAAACCATTAGCCACTTCACGGCCGCCAATAAAGAACTCAAAACGGTCAGTGATAAAATGATTGTCATCATTGCGACGCGCTAGAGGTGAAATGTCCGCTGGATAACCGGTAATGAATGTAGGTTGCATTAGCTGAGTTTCTGCGGTTTCGCCAAAGATTTCTTCTAACAGTTGGCCACAAGTCCAGAACTTCTCAATTTTCATCCCAATGCTTTTGGCAAGGGTACGCATAAATTCAACGTCTTTAACTTCTTCATAAGTCATAGACTGAATGGTTGCGTTATCTGGATTGTATTTCTTTATCGCATCTAACATGCTTAAACGTGCGTAAGGGCCACCAAAGTCAACAGTATGTTCACCGTATGGAAGTTGTGGAGAGCCGCACAATTCAGTCGCGATAGAGCTTAACATCTCTTCAGTTAAGTCCATAAGGTCATTGAAATCAGCGTATGCCATATAGAATTCCATCATAGTGAATTCTGGGTTATGGCGTGGCGATAAGCCTTCGTTACGGAAGTTACGGTTAATTTCGAACACACGCTCAAAACCACCAACCACTAAACGCTTAAGGTAAAGCTCAGGCGCAATACGTAAGTACATCGCCATGTCTAATGCATTGTGATGTGTCGCAAAAGGACGTGCTGATGCACCACCTGGTATGCTGTGCATCATCGGTGTTTCAACTTCCATGAACTCTTTTTTGATCATGAAGTTACGAATAGCAGAAACCACTTTAGAACGCATAATGAAAGCATTACGTGAATCTTCGTTGACGATTAAATCAACGTAACGTTGACGGTAACGCGTTTCTTGGTCAGTTAAACCATGGAACTTTTCAGGTAATGGACGCAAAGCTTTAGTCAGTAATTGATACTGTTCCATGTTGACATATAAATCACCTTTACCTGACAGGTGTAGCTGACCAGTAACACCAATAATGTCACCAATGTCTAAGCCCTGGAATGTCTCTTTCAAGTCTTTTTGAACATCTTTACCCGCGTAAGCCTGAATACGACCGCTGACATCTTGAATCACTAAAAAAGGACCACGCTTAGCCATAACACGGCCAGCGATAGAGCGTTGAATGCCCATGCCTTCTAATTCTTCTTTAGTATGGTGACCGAACTCAGCTTCAATGTCGGCAGCTTTATGTTTTCGATCGAAGTTGTTTGGGTGACCATTTGCTGGGCAATTCGTGCGGATGTGATCCAGTTTTGCACGACGTTCTGCAATTAACTTGTTTTCATCTTGAGTGTGTTCAGTCATCTTCTTCTCTCGTTAAAGGCCAGATTTAAGGCTAGCTTCAATAAACTTGTCCAAATCGCCATCTAAAACGGTTTGGGTATTTCGGTTTTCAACACCGGTACGTAAATCCTTAATGCGCGAGTCATCTAATACGTATGAACGAATTTGACTGCCCCAACCAATATCAGACTTAGCGTCTTCAGCGGCTTGCTTATCGGCATTTTGTTTATACATTTCCAACTCGTACAACTTGGCTTTTAATTGCTTAAATGCCGAATCACGGTTTTTATGCTGTGAGCGGTCATTTTGACACTGCACCACTGTGTTAGTAGGAATATGGGTAATACGTACTGCAGAATCCGTTTTGTTAACATGTTGACCACCAGCGCCTGAGGCACGGTAAGTATCAATACGTAAATCAGAAGGATTAATATCAATTTCAATATCATCTTCGATTTCAGGGTAGACAAATACCGAGCAAAAAGAAGTATGGCGTTTACCTGATGAATCAAAAGGGGACTTACGCACTAAACGATGTACGCCCGTTTCTGTCCGCATCCATCCAAAGGCATACTCACCGGTAAACTTAATGGTTGCACCTTTAATACCAGCCACATCCCCAGCAGTCACTTCAATCAATTCAGGGCTAAAATTATGCGCTTCGCCCCAGCGTAAATACATACGCAGTACCATATTGGCCCAATCTTGAGCTTCTGTTCCGCCTGAACCTGATTGAATATCAAGATAACAACTTGCCGCATCATTTTTGCCTGCAAACATACGGCGAAACTCTAAATCGGCTAGACGCACTTCAAGTTCAGCAATTTCGTTACTGGCATCATTGAAGGTTTCTTCATCGTCTTCTTCAATGGCTAATTCTAATAAACCAGCGATATCTTCAAGACCAGAATCCATATCATCGATGGTTTTTACAACGGCTTCAAGTGCTGAACGTTCTTTACCTAACGCTTGGGCGCGCTCAGGTTCATTCCACACTTCTGAACTCGCAAGCTCTTGGCTAACCTCTTCTAAACGCTCACTTTTAGCAGCGTAGTCAAAGGTACCCCCTAAGAAGTTCTGTGCGCTCGGCCAGCTCCTTAATTTTGAATTTTACCGGATTAACTTCAAACATGAATTTTCAACTTAAAAAATAGCGGTTAACAAAAGGTTTAACGGCGTATTTTACCCCATGCGCGTCACTAAACCTAGACCGAAGCAAGGTTAATTAAGCCGAATATATTTCAACTGTCTGCATCAAGATTTCAGATCCTAGCGACGCAGTAATCGTGAACCAAGATAAACCGATTTATTTCGACTCATAAAGCGTTAAATAAGTGACGCCAATAAGTAACACAGAATATAAAACGAATGAAAACACCTATATT
This window contains:
- a CDS encoding YqiA/YcfP family alpha/beta fold hydrolase, yielding MLLYIHGFNSSNQSDKALKTAKYIKQYYPDLAFFQPQVPTSIHAAMALLTEITEQALAKSQPVRFIGSSLGGYFASFLAEKYGGKAVLVNPAVKPYDLFEEFLGPQYNPHIDEHYQVLPEDRIAVAQYDTSAINHPDRFLVLLQTGDEVLDYRQALHKYHCCELHLEPNGDHSFVGYEQQLDKICRFLQLP
- the cpdA gene encoding 3',5'-cyclic-AMP phosphodiesterase; amino-acid sequence: MLKPAVKYTFEENQSVRLVQVTDPHLFADPESKLLGVNTAQSLQAVIDTFLASSATADLLIASGDISQDYSATSYHNFVRQISSAQLPCHYLPGNHDDPRMMTLHMQGAHVFGQQRIIAGKWQILMLDSTVRGKPGGFMGETQFSIIDAAIKAEPDKHVLLVMHHNPILMRCGWLDQHCMANGNDFIQRVSQYPQVKGLLWGHVHQQINQYHQGPHGAIALMATPSTCIQFKPLSEHFALDDVQPGYRLLELLCDGSIHSEVHRVAGDHFTPDNEASGY
- a CDS encoding DUF1249 domain-containing protein — encoded protein: MAQLSSQGKTRYQPNVSAFLALCGRNYALILKWLPDASEIDTSWVVEGEFGSLAVTLIENTRYTQLVEISRSLPHSLFVSSPKVVVRIYHDAQLAEVLTSQQIFSFKPVYDYPNIDMHQADEKFQVNAFLEELLKIGCHSITFS
- the nudF gene encoding ADP-ribose diphosphatase — translated: MKNTIATVNFDADNDFELLSKRVLYQGFFRLDEYRFKHKLFAGGWSGEVTREVFERGNAVVVLPYDPIRDQVVLIEQLRVPALASTKSIWLLELVAGMIEPGEKPEQVATRELFEESGLIASHIDYINSYLVSPGGTSERFYMYLGRVDASQAKGIHGLDSENEDIKVHVVSREQAYDWVKSGRIDNASTVLGIQWLMLNYQQYQNQVD
- the tolC gene encoding outer membrane channel protein TolC gives rise to the protein MKFKMGTLYAALSFAVFAPTVQADDLMQIYQQALTSDPIVLQAQAQRDALYESIEENRAPLLPTISATVGYSKAWNKYEGESRIEPEGLTGGVKLSQLIYDHSAWVGLDLAEMAASQADASYASALQSLITRVTNAYFNVLTAKDNFEFQGAEKAAIERQLEQTKQRFAVGLTAITDVHEAQAQYDLASAQEILAENTLANSYEALREITGIDHKSINILDTNRFSAGTPAPASSSDWLKMAETSSLALLAQRIGKDIASETIKLYKAGHMPSLSLDAGYTKGLEQQPTPDYDNANIGITLRVPIFEGFKVSSQVKKAQYQYVEASEKLEQTHRGVVKDVRNNFNNVNASISSIRAYEQSVVSSESALKATQAGFEVGTRTIVDVLNRTRDLYDSKRKLSDARYGYINSIVALKQAAGTLNEDDVIAINNGLISQ
- the lysS gene encoding lysine--tRNA ligase; the protein is MTEHTQDENKLIAERRAKLDHIRTNCPANGHPNNFDRKHKAADIEAEFGHHTKEELEGMGIQRSIAGRVMAKRGPFLVIQDVSGRIQAYAGKDVQKDLKETFQGLDIGDIIGVTGQLHLSGKGDLYVNMEQYQLLTKALRPLPEKFHGLTDQETRYRQRYVDLIVNEDSRNAFIMRSKVVSAIRNFMIKKEFMEVETPMMHSIPGGASARPFATHHNALDMAMYLRIAPELYLKRLVVGGFERVFEINRNFRNEGLSPRHNPEFTMMEFYMAYADFNDLMDLTEEMLSSIATELCGSPQLPYGEHTVDFGGPYARLSMLDAIKKYNPDNATIQSMTYEEVKDVEFMRTLAKSIGMKIEKFWTCGQLLEEIFGETAETQLMQPTFITGYPADISPLARRNDDNHFITDRFEFFIGGREVANGFSELNDAEDQDSRFKAQVDAKDAGDDEAMFYDADYITALEHGLPPTAGQGIGIDRLVMLFTNTHTIRDVILFPAMRPQG
- the prfB gene encoding peptide chain release factor 2 (programmed frameshift), with protein sequence MFEVNPVKFKIKELAERTELLRGYLDYAAKSERLEEVSQELASSEVWNEPERAQALGKERSALEAVVKTIDDMDSGLEDIAGLLELAIEEDDEETFNDASNEIAELEVRLADLEFRRMFAGKNDAASCYLDIQSGSGGTEAQDWANMVLRMYLRWGEAHNFSPELIEVTAGDVAGIKGATIKFTGEYAFGWMRTETGVHRLVRKSPFDSSGKRHTSFCSVFVYPEIEDDIEIDINPSDLRIDTYRASGAGGQHVNKTDSAVRITHIPTNTVVQCQNDRSQHKNRDSAFKQLKAKLYELEMYKQNADKQAAEDAKSDIGWGSQIRSYVLDDSRIKDLRTGVENRNTQTVLDGDLDKFIEASLKSGL